The genomic DNA ATTTACCATAAAGTTAGTGGTAAGCAGGAAATAGATGAGGAGCAGGAACACTATATCGATCAAGGAAGTCAGGGGAAGCTGTACCTTGTAGCGAGGCCTTTTCTTATAGTGAACGAGCATAAAGAGCTCCCTCCTTTTAACGCCCTTTTGCCACGGACTTCAAAAACATCACAGCACCATCCTGGAGCTGGGCCTCGTATTTATCCACCCGGGAAGAAAGATAGCTGTGGGCCACCATGGTGGGAAGGGCCACAGCCAGGCCCAGGGCGGTGGTTAGCATGGCCTCCCAGATTCCCCCTGCAAGCACAGCCGCATTGACCTTCCCCCCCATTTGCTGGATCACCATGAAGGCCTTTATCATGCCTAGAACTGTCCCTAAAAGCCCCAGCAGGGGGGCAATATTTCCTATAGTAGCAAGGGCCTGAAGGTACCGAGACAACTCTCTTACCTCCTCATCCGTGGCATGAACAATGACGGTTTCCAGGGTCTCACGGTCCTGGCCTTTGACCTCAATGCCCTGAGCGAGCACACGTCCCATTGGTGTGTCGGTCGAACTTGCAAGTTCATAGGCCTGGTGATCTTCACCGTTCTTTATATGTCTCGTTACCTTCTCCACCAGCCCATCACCTCTGATTCGGAGCCGGGAAAAACGGATCAGGCGCTCAAGAAAAATGCCTAATGCCAATACAGAACAAAAAAGGATAGGGCCCACAAGAACCCCGCCTTTTGAAAGGAATTCAATCATAACTACCCCCCATAGGTACTGGCTTGGTCTCCCAATTCCTCCAGAACATCCGGTTTTCCATCAAAATCAAGATCCTTCGCCCGTTTGACCAAGACTTCGGATTGGTCATACTCTTCCCATAAATCTGGCTTTCCGTCTTTGTTTGTGTCCTCTTCGACCCTTATGAGCCGGCCATGGTCATAATAGAACCATATATCGATCCTTCCATCGTCGTTGTTGTCCTTTTCAGCTCGTATAGCTTCTTCCTTTTCATCATAAAACCAGGTAATATTCAGGCGGCCTGTGTGTCCCTCATCCTCTTCACTCCTTACGAGCCTGCCACCCTTATCATAATGCTCTCTTAAGTCCACCTTCCCGTCGTGGTCTTCATCAATCTCCTTTAGCCTCAACACATTATCTCTATAAAAATACCGTGCTTCCACCACACCGTCCATGTCCTGATCAAGCTCCATAACAACAGACCACCCAGGCCGATTAAACCACTGGGTGATCTCAAACCGACCGTCATTATCCTCGTCCCTGAGGAGTTTTATTTTCTCCCCTTTTTTGTAAAATACCTTGAGATCAACCCTTCCGTTTCCGGATTCATCCCTTTCCAGCTTGACAATGTGACCGTCCCGGTAGAACTGCCAGGTATCCATTTTGCCGTCCAGATTTGTATCACCTTCCACCCTTTGTCTTTCTTCCTTTTTGTCAAAAAAGATCTTTGTATCTGGATTACCATCATGGTTCTCATCTCGTGTCTGCAGGTACATTTTTCCCTTGCTGAAAAATGATATGGTTTCCATGTACCCGTCGGCCGTGGAGTCGTACTGCACCTTGACCGGAATGCCTTTGCAGTAAGTGGTAATTCTGTCAATCCTGCCAGTGTGCCTGGTATCTTCCTCGATCTTTTCAGCCATGCCCTCAGAATCAAAATGGGAGAAGACATCCATTCTTCCGTCAAAATTACTGTCCTTTTCCTGGTAGATCGGTTTTCCTCTCTTGAACCGGGTTATTACATCAAAGCGCCTGTCACCATTTGTGTCCTTTTTCTGTTCAACAGGCTCCCCTTTCTCAAACCTGGTAACCAGGTCAGGCCATCCATCATGGTCTTGATCCCTTTTTTGAGTTTCT from Deltaproteobacteria bacterium includes the following:
- a CDS encoding biopolymer transporter ExbD; the protein is MLVHYKKRPRYKVQLPLTSLIDIVFLLLIYFLLTTNFMVN
- a CDS encoding MotA/TolQ/ExbB proton channel family protein, giving the protein MIEFLSKGGVLVGPILFCSVLALGIFLERLIRFSRLRIRGDGLVEKVTRHIKNGEDHQAYELASSTDTPMGRVLAQGIEVKGQDRETLETVIVHATDEEVRELSRYLQALATIGNIAPLLGLLGTVLGMIKAFMVIQQMGGKVNAAVLAGGIWEAMLTTALGLAVALPTMVAHSYLSSRVDKYEAQLQDGAVMFLKSVAKGR